The following proteins are encoded in a genomic region of Mahella australiensis 50-1 BON:
- a CDS encoding phage tail domain-containing protein, whose protein sequence is MTGFKIDGKSCADFGIYLLDRTIRSLPNLRENEITVPGKHGIYDAGTELGANTITLDLRVFEIDVSTVYSKIRAFANYIGPLNGYRELTFDDEPNLVRYVKASEGAEIDVLYSSPKKTGQFSVTFKMADPFVYKTDWHIEEWDAPYGGSTTIVNNGGIECPVILKIYAPANTIATQPATGLGTTNSGTTGSASVTGVTISINGRTVKYKGEIEEGDEVIIDTGNFTVTMNGQNAMQYWEGEFPQLRAGENEVAETDDSGVGAKVIFQFRERWL, encoded by the coding sequence ATGACAGGCTTTAAGATAGACGGCAAAAGCTGCGCGGACTTCGGTATCTATTTATTAGATAGAACTATCCGTTCTTTACCTAATTTACGTGAAAACGAGATAACTGTACCGGGGAAACATGGAATATATGATGCTGGTACTGAGCTGGGGGCAAACACCATAACGCTTGACTTAAGGGTCTTCGAAATAGACGTATCGACAGTATATTCAAAAATACGAGCATTTGCTAATTACATCGGTCCACTAAATGGGTACCGTGAACTGACATTCGATGATGAACCGAACCTGGTACGCTATGTCAAAGCCTCAGAGGGTGCAGAAATAGACGTGTTATACAGTAGTCCCAAAAAGACAGGGCAGTTCTCTGTAACATTCAAGATGGCAGATCCATTTGTATATAAAACCGACTGGCATATAGAAGAATGGGATGCACCATATGGCGGTAGCACTACTATTGTAAACAACGGCGGCATAGAGTGTCCGGTTATCCTAAAGATATATGCACCAGCAAACACCATAGCCACACAGCCGGCTACAGGCCTTGGAACGACGAACTCCGGGACTACTGGCAGCGCATCGGTTACAGGGGTGACGATAAGCATAAACGGTCGGACCGTCAAGTACAAAGGCGAAATAGAAGAGGGCGATGAGGTCATCATAGACACAGGCAATTTTACGGTTACTATGAACGGCCAGAATGCAATGCAGTACTGGGAAGGAGAATTCCCGCAATTGCGGGCCGGGGAGAACGAAGTGGCTGAGACAGATGATAGCGGTGTGGGCGCAAAGGTCATATTCCAATTCAGAGAGAGGTGGTTATAA
- a CDS encoding phage tail tube protein has protein sequence MALDGAKVLVMVNTGTDVSPTWTAVGEQTELSAESTVNLIEVTSKDDGHTKWLYGVSDDTVTLSSMYVPDDTAMEALRTAKKNKAMVVIRRTLDGTAVEEAEALIESISDTWPNNDASTTEVSFQLNEEWHEVTP, from the coding sequence ATGGCGTTAGATGGTGCAAAAGTATTGGTAATGGTGAATACTGGGACAGATGTATCGCCTACATGGACGGCAGTGGGCGAACAAACAGAATTAAGCGCAGAAAGTACAGTAAACCTGATCGAGGTTACCTCAAAAGATGACGGCCATACCAAATGGCTGTATGGTGTATCCGATGACACTGTGACTCTTTCGTCTATGTATGTGCCGGATGATACGGCAATGGAGGCGTTGCGTACAGCTAAGAAAAACAAGGCCATGGTAGTTATTCGCAGGACTTTAGACGGAACGGCTGTTGAAGAAGCTGAGGCCCTGATAGAGTCCATTTCCGACACGTGGCCGAATAATGATGCTTCTACAACAGAGGTATCATTCCAGCTTAATGAGGAATGGCACGAAGTAACTCCGTGA
- a CDS encoding phage tail protein yields the protein MMQSYPIVVDSSGEPVAVLEKVFDATITDQLITDTNGQETLEFSIPAEDSKRQYIDNETHIRCMGREFVIRIIEDIRGQDGELITKVTAEGLWYDLGDPEPLNDLVFRDTGPRPVMEAILSGTGWVVGIVEITTPRYFSITEPTSPLETLRQIPLVYGGELQFDSINRKVNLLQQVGRDSGILFAHKKNISEARRIIDTRGIITRIYPYGANGLTIAAVNDGKEYIEDYSWYDAVGKPHKLRAATVNDERFTNPNHLKQWAEQQLAKLSWPAITYEVKVALLGEEIPALGDVVIVYDKEIGLRQKMRVAQRSINVLEPYNSSVQLDAALKTLSDQMVYTGGTGTATVTDAVQQAMEDVVMFNLLFNSRADDGFNYWINQGWTVDNTAGISGKAAFVAEGQLGVEKSMSQTVSVANREAYTLSAQVELDNVQMGSNGRIGFEVTVEYEDGTSETQFIAIG from the coding sequence ATGATGCAGAGCTATCCTATAGTTGTCGATAGCAGCGGTGAACCGGTCGCTGTTCTAGAAAAAGTATTCGACGCCACCATAACCGATCAGCTCATTACGGATACAAACGGGCAAGAAACGCTGGAGTTCAGCATACCTGCAGAGGATTCGAAGCGGCAGTATATTGATAACGAGACGCATATCCGATGTATGGGCCGAGAGTTTGTGATAAGGATTATAGAAGATATACGGGGTCAGGATGGCGAGCTCATTACAAAAGTAACGGCCGAGGGATTGTGGTACGACCTGGGCGATCCGGAACCGCTAAATGACCTGGTTTTCAGGGATACAGGGCCGCGGCCTGTTATGGAAGCTATATTGTCTGGCACAGGCTGGGTTGTTGGAATAGTAGAGATCACAACGCCCAGATACTTTTCCATCACAGAGCCAACATCGCCGCTAGAAACGTTGCGCCAAATACCGCTCGTATACGGTGGCGAGCTTCAGTTCGATAGCATAAACAGGAAAGTTAACCTATTGCAGCAAGTGGGCCGTGATAGTGGTATATTGTTTGCCCACAAAAAGAACATTTCGGAAGCAAGGCGGATAATAGATACGCGTGGGATTATTACGCGTATATATCCTTATGGCGCAAATGGTTTGACTATAGCAGCTGTAAATGATGGCAAGGAATATATAGAGGATTATAGCTGGTATGATGCGGTTGGTAAGCCGCATAAATTGCGCGCGGCAACGGTAAATGATGAACGGTTCACCAATCCCAATCACCTGAAACAATGGGCAGAGCAACAACTGGCCAAGCTATCATGGCCAGCTATTACGTACGAGGTCAAAGTAGCACTGCTTGGAGAAGAAATACCGGCCTTGGGGGATGTCGTGATTGTTTATGACAAAGAAATCGGTTTACGGCAGAAAATGCGGGTAGCCCAGCGCTCAATAAACGTATTAGAACCATATAACTCATCGGTTCAACTGGATGCGGCGCTCAAAACCCTATCTGACCAGATGGTGTATACTGGTGGCACGGGTACGGCAACGGTCACCGATGCGGTTCAGCAGGCGATGGAAGACGTTGTTATGTTCAACTTGTTGTTCAATAGCCGGGCCGATGATGGTTTTAACTACTGGATAAACCAGGGCTGGACGGTCGATAACACGGCAGGCATATCAGGAAAAGCGGCATTTGTGGCAGAAGGGCAGCTAGGTGTTGAAAAATCGATGTCTCAAACAGTTTCTGTTGCCAATCGTGAAGCATATACATTGTCAGCCCAGGTAGAGCTGGATAATGTGCAAATGGGGAGTAATGGCCGCATAGGATTTGAGGTAACTGTTGAATACGAAGATGGCACCAGCGAAACCCAGTTCATAGCAATAGGGTGA
- a CDS encoding head-tail connector protein, producing the protein MGIKLVSEPSEEPVTLEEAKKHLRVDISDDDSLITSLIMAAREHAEAITRRALITQTWELSLDIWPYGSEIIIPLPPLQKVDSIKYTDSAGVEHMLDLNICIIDTKEEPGRIVLKNEYSWPSETLQAADAVHIRFTAGYGNAGNVPQTIKQAILLMIGWWYEQRETAIIGSVAREVPMAAEALLWPYRVLRWL; encoded by the coding sequence ATGGGTATAAAGCTCGTATCAGAACCTTCTGAGGAACCGGTGACACTTGAAGAGGCAAAAAAACATTTGAGGGTAGACATATCCGACGACGATAGCTTAATAACATCGCTAATAATGGCTGCAAGGGAGCATGCCGAAGCCATAACAAGACGTGCTCTAATCACGCAAACGTGGGAATTAAGCCTTGATATATGGCCGTATGGCAGTGAAATAATTATTCCTTTGCCTCCATTGCAAAAAGTAGACAGTATAAAATACACGGACTCGGCTGGTGTAGAACATATGCTGGATCTAAATATATGCATAATTGATACAAAAGAAGAACCAGGGCGGATTGTGCTTAAAAATGAATATAGCTGGCCATCGGAAACATTGCAAGCTGCCGATGCTGTGCATATTAGGTTCACTGCCGGTTATGGCAATGCAGGAAATGTGCCACAGACCATAAAACAAGCTATATTATTGATGATCGGCTGGTGGTATGAGCAAAGAGAAACCGCAATCATAGGTAGTGTTGCAAGAGAGGTCCCGATGGCGGCAGAAGCCCTGCTGTGGCCATATAGAGTTTTGAGGTGGTTATAA
- a CDS encoding phage tail tape measure protein has protein sequence MAEVGNLQVRLSLKMDEFTKGMQDVAKQMDETEKKFSGFQKVGQKLTDVGKSMTMGITLPIGLAAGASIKAAADFETMGNTFKAVSGATSEQFQQMSELAKQLGNDITLPGTSATDAAAAMTELVKAGVSIDDTFKAAKATLQLSAAAQIDNAEAATIVGQALNSFNLSGDQASTVADLLANSANASAGEITDMAYALQAGGSVASMAGQSIQDFTTAISLMANAGITGSDAGTSLKSMLMALMSPTDAAAKTMQQLGINIYDASGKMLPLPRIVEQFSTKLSGMTEQQRNAALATIFGSDAVRAANTVLMAGSDQWDQMSDAVNKAGGAQEVAGAKMQGTNGAIESLKSTLETLAITIGENLLPAITPLIEKLTDLVNWFGNLPPGVQQTIIAIAGIAAAICPVILVAGQLMTAFSSLSGLMPILSAAFGLLTGPVGIVIAVIAAAIAIGVLLYKNWDEISAWLGKVWNGIKEVATTVWNAIKDFFSNTWNGIKSIASTVWEGIKTVILTPINALKNLLSTVWNAIKNTASNLWNGLKNTASTVWEGIKNVIMTPINSIKDLLSGVWNGITSTASEAWNGLRKAASDIFGKVKDAILSPFRNLHIPLPHFSFSIKHTKIAGINVPYPDVDVNWYKEGAIFTSPSIIGVGEAGAEAVVPLDQLTGIVRDALKQVGGVTNHQNAPLLYIENMSVRNDQDIDKLSQAIYNQNMRVMRAMGRKSI, from the coding sequence ATGGCTGAAGTGGGCAATCTGCAAGTAAGGCTCAGCCTTAAGATGGATGAGTTCACAAAGGGCATGCAAGATGTTGCCAAACAGATGGATGAAACAGAAAAGAAATTCAGCGGCTTTCAAAAAGTAGGTCAAAAGTTAACTGATGTTGGCAAAAGCATGACTATGGGTATAACTTTGCCGATAGGGCTTGCTGCGGGAGCATCTATAAAGGCCGCCGCTGACTTTGAAACAATGGGCAATACGTTCAAAGCTGTATCCGGGGCAACGAGTGAGCAATTCCAGCAGATGAGCGAACTTGCTAAACAGTTAGGCAACGACATAACGCTCCCAGGCACATCAGCAACAGATGCCGCAGCGGCCATGACGGAATTAGTGAAGGCTGGCGTAAGCATAGACGATACATTCAAAGCCGCCAAAGCAACGCTTCAACTTTCTGCCGCAGCGCAAATCGACAATGCCGAGGCGGCGACGATTGTTGGCCAGGCGCTTAATTCATTCAATCTGAGCGGCGATCAAGCGAGCACGGTTGCTGATCTCCTCGCTAATAGCGCCAATGCTTCAGCGGGTGAGATAACTGATATGGCATATGCGCTCCAAGCTGGTGGTAGTGTGGCAAGCATGGCTGGGCAAAGCATACAAGACTTTACGACAGCGATCAGCCTTATGGCCAATGCGGGCATAACGGGTTCTGATGCCGGCACAAGCTTGAAAAGCATGTTAATGGCATTGATGTCTCCGACAGATGCGGCAGCAAAAACAATGCAGCAATTGGGCATAAATATATACGATGCGAGTGGTAAGATGCTCCCGTTACCGCGGATAGTTGAGCAATTTTCTACTAAATTAAGTGGCATGACAGAGCAACAGCGGAATGCAGCGCTGGCGACTATCTTTGGATCCGACGCTGTCAGGGCGGCAAACACGGTATTGATGGCTGGAAGTGATCAGTGGGACCAGATGAGCGATGCTGTTAATAAAGCAGGTGGCGCGCAAGAGGTTGCAGGTGCGAAGATGCAGGGCACAAACGGTGCCATTGAGTCTCTTAAATCAACGCTTGAGACTTTAGCCATTACCATCGGTGAAAACCTGCTTCCGGCTATAACGCCGCTCATTGAAAAGCTGACCGATCTCGTTAACTGGTTCGGCAACCTGCCTCCTGGCGTGCAACAAACCATAATCGCTATAGCAGGAATCGCAGCAGCAATATGTCCTGTTATTTTAGTGGCCGGGCAGTTGATGACGGCATTCTCAAGTCTTTCTGGTTTAATGCCAATTTTAAGCGCTGCTTTTGGCCTTCTTACTGGTCCTGTGGGCATTGTTATTGCAGTGATTGCAGCTGCTATAGCTATTGGTGTGTTGTTGTATAAAAATTGGGACGAGATATCAGCATGGTTGGGTAAAGTCTGGAACGGTATAAAAGAGGTTGCCACAACTGTGTGGAACGCTATAAAAGATTTCTTCTCGAATACATGGAACGGCATTAAGTCCATTGCCTCGACTGTCTGGGAAGGAATAAAGACGGTTATATTGACGCCTATCAATGCGCTTAAGAATTTACTTTCAACTGTTTGGAACGCTATCAAAAACACTGCCTCTAATTTATGGAACGGGTTAAAGAATACAGCGTCAACGGTGTGGGAAGGCATAAAGAATGTGATTATGACGCCGATTAACTCAATCAAGGATTTACTGTCTGGCGTATGGAACGGTATAACATCAACAGCAAGCGAGGCTTGGAATGGCCTTAGGAAAGCAGCATCGGATATATTCGGCAAAGTCAAGGACGCCATACTTTCGCCATTTAGGAACTTGCACATACCGCTTCCACACTTTTCGTTTTCTATAAAACACACCAAAATAGCGGGTATCAATGTACCGTACCCGGATGTGGACGTGAACTGGTATAAAGAAGGTGCTATTTTTACATCGCCATCTATTATCGGTGTAGGGGAGGCCGGAGCCGAAGCCGTTGTACCATTGGATCAATTAACCGGGATAGTCAGAGACGCATTGAAGCAAGTTGGCGGAGTAACAAATCATCAGAACGCGCCGCTTCTATATATCGAGAATATGTCAGTGCGCAATGACCAAGATATAGATAAGCTTTCACAAGCCATATATAACCAGAACATGAGGGTTATGCGGGCGATGGGGAGGAAAAGCATATGA
- a CDS encoding phage major capsid protein, with product MDKILEIRQKRAALVKQAREILDAAEAEKRDLTGEEEQKYEAIMADVDKIAKDIEREERMSAIEAELNKSAGTIAGGKGTPGDVGEQRTGRASDEYRKAFWNSIRHGRNALYPEELRALQIGTDSEGGYLVPDEFERTLIQALESQNIMRTLATVITTAGDRMIPVVASHGSAAWISEEGAFNESDESFDRVVLGAYKVGTLIKVSEELLNDSAFNLEQYITNEFARRIGRAEEAAFVNGDGSGKPTGVIGSASLGITAAAGNAITSDEVIDLFHSLSRPYRDRATWLMADSTVKAIRKLKNSVSGDYIWQPGLVAGQPDRILGRPVAISDDVPAIALGAKVIAFGDMSYYWIADRQGTVLQRLNELYAVNGQVGFRGFRRVDGKLTLAEAVKVLQMKAS from the coding sequence ATGGATAAAATATTGGAGATTAGGCAAAAAAGAGCCGCTTTGGTCAAACAGGCAAGAGAGATTTTGGATGCGGCCGAAGCTGAGAAAAGAGATTTAACAGGTGAAGAAGAACAAAAATACGAGGCCATTATGGCAGATGTCGATAAAATAGCAAAAGATATTGAAAGAGAAGAGAGGATGTCGGCAATAGAGGCTGAGCTTAATAAATCGGCCGGCACTATTGCTGGTGGTAAAGGCACTCCTGGCGATGTGGGCGAGCAAAGGACCGGACGCGCCAGCGATGAATACAGGAAAGCCTTCTGGAACTCGATAAGGCATGGCAGGAATGCGCTGTATCCCGAAGAGCTTAGGGCTTTGCAGATTGGAACTGACAGTGAAGGCGGATATCTTGTACCTGATGAGTTTGAGAGAACATTGATTCAGGCGCTTGAGAGCCAAAACATCATGAGGACCTTGGCCACTGTAATAACCACAGCCGGCGACAGAATGATTCCGGTAGTCGCGTCTCATGGCAGCGCTGCTTGGATATCAGAAGAAGGTGCTTTTAACGAGTCGGATGAGAGCTTCGACAGGGTTGTGCTTGGGGCTTATAAGGTTGGTACGCTTATAAAAGTTTCCGAAGAGTTGCTAAATGATTCGGCTTTTAATCTGGAGCAGTATATTACAAATGAATTTGCCAGGCGCATAGGCCGTGCTGAGGAAGCTGCATTTGTAAACGGTGACGGATCTGGTAAACCTACAGGTGTGATAGGGAGCGCGTCTCTTGGCATTACCGCTGCTGCCGGCAATGCAATAACTTCTGACGAAGTGATTGATCTATTTCATTCGCTCAGCAGGCCATACAGGGACAGGGCAACCTGGCTTATGGCTGACAGCACGGTAAAAGCAATCCGCAAACTTAAAAATTCAGTTTCCGGAGATTATATCTGGCAGCCTGGTTTGGTTGCTGGGCAACCGGATAGGATACTCGGCAGGCCGGTTGCAATAAGCGATGATGTACCTGCAATAGCTTTAGGCGCTAAGGTAATTGCATTCGGTGATATGAGCTACTATTGGATAGCCGATAGGCAAGGAACGGTACTGCAAAGATTAAATGAGCTCTATGCGGTAAATGGACAGGTCGGTTTTAGAGGATTCAGAAGAGTTGACGGTAAATTGACATTAGCCGAAGCTGTAAAAGTATTGCAGATGAAAGCGTCTTAA
- a CDS encoding glycosyl hydrolase family 18 protein translates to MSWTGAKTARMYQEMMDYGDRFYMISLFDFHVEYVDGTHTTGRIVGNITSGEWEAINKWPHVKWYLCVRNDGYEAAFQDLLDNAGGAQDTFISEIQRLINEYPFVAGIDIDLERGGGSANIAKAVALFQRISSTVHAAGKLLHVDLPALTGPGQSLGGEYWCDYQQLGQIFDSCTIMSYGYAWAGSAPGPISPRGWLEDVYDYAVTVIPPAKIYMGLPGYGYRWQIDHPTTGYRGTSWLYTAAVEWMLGHYNHTNDGPPQPLIPWAALWDEDNMCPYMLLHVYDMQIAEDRISSQPPMQQSDYGNRTFMTAYRKVQVPSFVGSVSAKGALAYDEWDEALTISSDFISARTPAEGEEPGYAIYSFSVPTSGTYDIAVQVNYTWFDKATIGIEVDGALYQVSQPTQWYPLARVVHWVKLATISLSAGTHTLKFVGESSASGAQFYGFNVCQSFTFEMSAGQAQWTLTPQTYVDVNGQEVQAADGYRLTLEVLRRAPEYASIWNDDFRSYASEESGEWNTALFNNYYTATGGTWIVQGTAGLASHLKQTSVATAQCLLNYSSFEDMAVWATFSFTGQEAGIIFGSNKVGLQPGKVVLYCNGSLAASVDADTTGSNTLRVRVRGSECKVWLNSRLVITASVGGSNRFGLYTTNATIDCTLLAAGDAYWMYPQEAVTVTTPAGMQQLGRIERTDVEWDPVWGYIRVPAGTEESSSRDETISMDWDYLHSNIFTASSDLAVTIKADDIGIWVSRLYLCDADGASIAYYSDVNQYQYWMDRAEFEWGLQGIGVWALGQQDPAVYKYLPPMI, encoded by the coding sequence ATGTCATGGACAGGAGCTAAAACAGCGAGAATGTATCAAGAGATGATGGACTACGGCGACAGGTTCTATATGATCTCGCTGTTTGACTTCCACGTGGAATATGTAGATGGTACGCATACTACCGGCAGGATAGTAGGCAACATAACATCAGGTGAGTGGGAAGCAATAAACAAGTGGCCTCATGTAAAGTGGTACTTGTGTGTGAGAAATGACGGCTATGAAGCGGCGTTTCAGGATTTGCTGGACAACGCCGGTGGGGCTCAAGATACGTTCATTTCGGAGATACAAAGGCTCATAAACGAGTATCCGTTTGTAGCAGGTATTGACATAGATTTAGAACGCGGTGGAGGTTCAGCTAACATAGCTAAAGCGGTAGCATTGTTCCAGCGCATATCGAGCACCGTTCACGCTGCAGGCAAGCTACTCCATGTTGACCTGCCGGCATTGACAGGCCCGGGGCAGTCGTTGGGTGGTGAATATTGGTGCGATTATCAGCAGCTTGGGCAAATATTCGACAGCTGTACCATCATGAGCTATGGCTATGCTTGGGCCGGGAGTGCACCGGGACCGATTTCGCCAAGAGGATGGCTAGAAGATGTGTATGATTATGCCGTGACGGTTATTCCGCCAGCAAAGATATACATGGGCCTGCCGGGCTACGGATACAGATGGCAGATAGACCATCCTACCACTGGGTATAGAGGGACATCGTGGCTGTATACAGCAGCCGTAGAATGGATGCTTGGACATTACAACCATACCAACGATGGACCACCACAGCCGCTGATACCATGGGCAGCCTTATGGGACGAGGACAACATGTGTCCGTATATGCTATTGCATGTATATGACATGCAGATAGCTGAGGACAGGATATCTTCTCAGCCACCTATGCAACAAAGTGATTATGGTAATAGGACCTTTATGACGGCATATAGAAAGGTGCAGGTGCCTTCCTTCGTCGGCAGTGTGAGCGCTAAAGGTGCGTTGGCTTATGATGAATGGGATGAAGCATTGACAATAAGCAGTGATTTTATATCGGCTCGAACACCGGCAGAGGGAGAGGAACCTGGGTATGCTATTTATTCGTTCAGCGTTCCAACCTCGGGAACATATGATATAGCGGTTCAAGTCAATTATACGTGGTTTGACAAAGCAACGATAGGTATAGAGGTAGACGGAGCGCTGTATCAAGTATCGCAGCCAACGCAGTGGTATCCGTTGGCCAGGGTAGTACACTGGGTCAAGCTGGCCACTATCTCACTGTCAGCCGGAACTCATACTTTGAAATTCGTAGGAGAGAGCTCGGCTAGCGGGGCTCAATTTTATGGGTTCAATGTATGCCAGTCATTTACGTTTGAAATGTCGGCTGGCCAGGCCCAGTGGACGTTAACTCCTCAAACTTATGTGGACGTTAACGGCCAAGAAGTCCAAGCGGCTGACGGTTACAGGCTCACGCTGGAGGTGCTGCGCAGAGCACCGGAATATGCCTCTATATGGAACGATGATTTCAGATCATATGCGTCGGAGGAAAGTGGCGAATGGAACACTGCACTGTTTAACAACTACTACACCGCAACCGGCGGGACATGGATAGTCCAAGGCACGGCTGGGCTTGCGAGCCACTTGAAACAGACTTCTGTAGCGACAGCTCAATGCCTTCTCAATTACAGCTCGTTTGAGGACATGGCTGTGTGGGCTACCTTTTCGTTTACGGGTCAAGAGGCCGGCATCATATTCGGGAGCAACAAGGTTGGTTTGCAACCTGGTAAAGTTGTTCTATACTGTAACGGTTCACTTGCAGCATCGGTGGACGCAGACACGACGGGCTCGAACACGTTGCGAGTAAGAGTCAGAGGCAGCGAGTGCAAGGTGTGGCTCAATTCTAGGCTGGTTATCACGGCGTCGGTGGGTGGCAGTAATAGGTTTGGGTTATACACCACGAATGCGACTATAGATTGTACGCTGTTAGCTGCAGGTGATGCATATTGGATGTATCCGCAAGAAGCTGTAACTGTTACTACACCCGCAGGTATGCAGCAGTTAGGAAGGATTGAAAGAACTGATGTTGAGTGGGACCCTGTTTGGGGCTATATACGAGTGCCAGCAGGCACTGAGGAAAGCAGTTCGAGAGATGAAACAATATCAATGGATTGGGACTACTTGCACTCAAATATTTTTACAGCAAGCTCTGATTTAGCGGTAACAATAAAAGCTGACGATATAGGCATATGGGTAAGCAGGCTTTATCTATGCGATGCCGACGGGGCCAGCATAGCTTATTATTCGGACGTGAACCAGTACCAGTATTGGATGGACAGAGCGGAGTTTGAATGGGGTTTGCAAGGCATAGGCGTATGGGCTTTGGGGCAGCAAGACCCTGCTGTATACAAGTACCTGCCGCCAATGATATGA
- a CDS encoding DUF3168 domain-containing protein, whose product MIETEIYAYLSSNNAITALVGNRIYPLILPKNYTLPAITYTKISGPRVNAKDGQTGLANPRFQFSCWAKTYLEAKRVADAVRIAMNTFPNGTTYMQDEQDFYEPDTGLYHVPVDFTIWHNENI is encoded by the coding sequence GTGATAGAAACTGAAATATATGCTTATTTGAGTAGCAATAACGCTATTACAGCTTTAGTCGGCAATCGCATTTACCCGCTTATATTACCAAAAAATTATACATTGCCTGCTATAACATATACAAAAATAAGTGGACCAAGAGTGAATGCAAAGGATGGCCAAACGGGGCTTGCTAATCCTCGTTTTCAATTTTCGTGCTGGGCTAAGACCTATCTGGAGGCTAAAAGAGTAGCGGATGCGGTAAGAATTGCGATGAATACGTTCCCTAATGGTACAACTTATATGCAAGATGAGCAGGATTTTTATGAGCCTGATACTGGGTTATACCACGTGCCGGTGGATTTTACAATATGGCACAATGAAAATATTTAG
- a CDS encoding phage head closure protein produces MRAGELRHRITIQEAISAQDKAGQPIEAWQDVVTVWAKIEDLNGREYLAAKQVPANEVTTRITIRWRDGIKPTMRIITEQRIFDIQSIIDPDGRKQQLELMCKEVI; encoded by the coding sequence ATGCGTGCTGGAGAATTAAGACATAGAATAACTATTCAGGAAGCCATTTCTGCTCAAGACAAAGCAGGCCAACCGATTGAAGCCTGGCAAGATGTCGTTACAGTATGGGCCAAAATTGAGGACCTGAACGGACGCGAGTATTTAGCCGCAAAGCAGGTGCCGGCGAACGAAGTTACAACACGCATTACCATAAGATGGCGGGATGGCATTAAGCCTACTATGAGGATTATAACTGAACAGCGCATATTTGATATTCAGAGCATAATTGATCCTGATGGGCGAAAACAGCAGCTTGAGCTTATGTGTAAAGAGGTGATCTGA
- a CDS encoding HK97-gp10 family putative phage morphogenesis protein: protein MADVKAEIIGKKELLAKLNAIDAEIATVTLEQAAEAGAKVIEDAAAQKAPRRTGKLAGSMTHEVKNKGKAGIEVVIGPDKEAFYGLFNEFGTSKMSPQPFLRPAMDETSGKVKSVIAAKLKTALK, encoded by the coding sequence ATGGCCGATGTTAAAGCCGAGATTATAGGTAAAAAAGAACTATTGGCCAAATTAAATGCAATAGATGCGGAAATAGCAACGGTAACGCTTGAGCAGGCCGCAGAAGCCGGGGCTAAAGTGATAGAGGACGCTGCAGCTCAAAAAGCGCCAAGAAGAACCGGTAAGTTGGCCGGGTCCATGACACACGAAGTAAAGAATAAGGGCAAGGCAGGCATAGAAGTGGTTATTGGCCCGGATAAAGAGGCTTTTTATGGCTTGTTTAATGAGTTCGGCACATCTAAAATGTCGCCTCAACCGTTTCTGAGGCCTGCTATGGATGAGACGAGCGGCAAGGTGAAAAGCGTTATAGCAGCTAAGCTTAAAACTGCTCTAAAGTAG